A window of Fusobacterium sp. genomic DNA:
ATTTGACTTTTTCCTTGGGTAAAGTTAATCATAGCAGGAATCTTACCAGCAGACTGCAGTCCAAAGAAAACTAAAGCATCTATTATGGAGTTAGGAAGTATTAATCCAATATTTTTTTCTTTGAAATTTCTTTTTATAGCTTCTCCAATAACATATGACTTTAATATAAAATTCTTATAGCTCATTGGTTGCCTAGCAATATCTTCTACAATCATATGTTTTTTACCATGTATTTTAGCAGCATTTAGTAATGATTTAAAAATATTTTCTTTTATTGGGGAAGATTTAAAAATCATGGAAGTCATGATTTCATAAAGTTGATCTCCTATCTTTTCTCTTTTTGCACTACCCTTATCTCCTTCAGATAATTTTATTTTAGTTGGAGGAAGTATAGTAATCTTTATCCTAGGGAATAATTTAGTCTTAAATTTAGTTTTTAAATATGAAAATTTTGAATATTGAGCACCATCTATTCTGATAGGAAGAATATTAGCATTAGCTTTTAAAGCTACTACTCCTGCTCCTTCATATACTTTCATCAAAGAACCTGTTACAGTTATTCTTCCTTCAGGGAATATGATACATTTTTCATTGTTTTTTAATTCATTAATAAGCTGTTTTAATGCCAGAGGATTTGTAGGATCAATTGGATACAGTTTTACTACTGGCTTAAAAATTCTGATCCACCATTTTTTAGAAATTGTTGTATTAATTGCAAATATTAATTTTTCTGGCATGAATGAAGCAACAAGCAATCCATCTAATAGAGATGTATGATTTGCTATTATAAGAACTCTTTTTCCAGCTTTTTCATAATTTTCAAGACCAGTAACTTCCATTTTGAATATTAGAGATAAAATACTCTGTGCCATAGATCTTGGAAGAGCATCTGGAATAATAGTGAGTATATACAGAGATACACATAGACAAATAATAGATATTAAGAAAAAAATATCTGATATAATGAATCCGATTTTAAAAAGTCCAAGAACAAGGGCAGAAAAAATTACTATTCCAACAGCATTCATTATATTATTTCCAGCTATGATAGTAGCTAGATATTTTTTAGGTGCCTTATTCTGCAAAAAAGCATTTAAAGGAACTATATACATTCCACCAAAAAAGGCGAGAAAAAATAATATAAAAGATATTTTTATTCCTGGAATTGACTTGAAAAATGCAACTGTCCTTATTTGACTGTCAGGAGTAATGTAATCTTTGGTAAAGAGATAAAGAAAGAAAGTAGCAACCCCAATTCCGATAGAACTCAAAGGAACAAATGTAGGATGAACAATTCCTCTCATAACTTTTGTACATATAAAGGTTCCAGCAGCCATACCTAATGAAAATATAAACATAAATACAGCAACAGCATTTCTTGAAAGTCCTAATAAATCACTGCACATAGGATAAAGCTGAGTAAGAATAACTGCACCAAGTGCCCAAAACCATGAAAGCCCTAAGATAGTTATATAAATACTTCTTATTTCAGATATTTTTTTTAATGTTATCTTTAAAGTTTTAAATATATTAAAACTCATAGATAGGTCAGGCCTTGGAGCAGGAGCAGAAGGTATTTTAAAACTGCTGAGCATACCAAGTAAAGAACAAAATACAAGTATTCCAACAGTTATATTAGGAGAAGTGATATGAGCTCCTAATATAGTTCCCATTAATATTGAAAAATATGTGGCTCCATCTATTATGGCATTTCCTTCTATTAATTCACACTCTTCAAGGTGCTGAGGGATTATGGAATATTTAACAGGACCAAAAAAAGCAGACTGTATACTCATAAAAAATAGTATAATAATAAGTGCATAATAAAACTTAAAAAAAACTGCAACAGCAGTTAAAACCATTAATATAAATTCTGCACACTTTAAAATCTTAGCAATTTTATCTCTATGATATTTATCAGCTAGTTGTCCAGCTGTAGCAGATAAAAAGAAAAAAGGAAGAATAAAAAGAATAGAAATGAAATTCAGCAGCATTCCCTCATGATCTCTGTTTAATGTAAGATTATAAGTAATAAAAGCCATGATAGCTGTTTTTAACATGTTATCATTAAAAGCTCCAAAAAATTGAGTTATAAATAAAGGCCAAAATCTTTTATTTTTTAACAACATATATCCTCCAAAAATGTAGTTATTTTCTAAAATTATAAATTTAAATATTTATGATTAAAGTTATATAGATATCTATTTAAGTATACATTATTTTTTCTTTTTTTAAAAGTATTCTTTGTATAAATATTATGCTTTATTATTCAGAATCTTTTTTCTTAATTTCCAGTCAGGCATATATTTTTCTACAAAATTCCAGAATTCTTTTTGATGATGTGGATATGGAATGTGTGAAAGTTCATGTAAAACTACATATTCAATAGCAGAAATAGGTTTTTCTATGAGATGAAGATTGTATGTAATTATTTTTCTGGTAGTATTGCAGGAACCCCACCTACTTTTCATACTTCTTATTTTTATTTCATCAGGGAGAAAACCAACTTTTTTTCCTATTTCTACAGTGAGTTTTTCTAAAATAGCAGCAATCTTTTCTCTGAACCATTTATTAAGAATTTTCTTTTTTTCCTCGATTGATTCAGGTTTTTTACAATAAATAAATATTTTTTTTTCATCTTGTTCTATAAAATTTTTCTTAGATGGAATAACTTCCAGAATATATTTTTTTCCAAGATAGAAAATTTCATCATCATCTATGTAAGAAATAGATTTTTTATTAGAATAATATTCAGTAATAGAATTTATTTTTTCTACTATCCATTTTTCTTTCTGCATAATCAACTGGTCTATATATTTTTGAGGAACTCTTTTAGGTGCAGATACCAGTACTTCTCCATTAGAATTTATTTTTATTATTATGTTTTTTATTTTTTTTCTTGTTACAGTTACTTTAAAATTCATAAAATTCCTTTCTAAAATTAGCTTTTCATTAATTATACCACATAAAGCGCTTCCTTTTTAGTTGATTTTTTTTGGATAATCTTTTATAATGTTGTGTAAGTGATAAAATAATTAGGAGGAAATTTATGTTGCAAAAGCATAAGAGAAATTTTTCAATAATTGCTCATATAGATCATGGTAAGTCAACAATAGCAGATAGATTGTTAGAATTTACAGGAACTGTAACTAAAAGAGAAATGAAAGAGCAGCTTCTTGATTCTATGGATTTGGAAAGAGAAAAGGGAATAACAATAAAGGCTCAAGCTGTTACTTTATACTATAAAGCAAAAGATGGAATAGAATATGAGTTAAATCTTATAGATACTCCAGGGCATGTGGATTTTATTTATGAGGTGTCTAGATCGCTGGCAGCTTGTGAAGGTGCCCTTCTTGTAGTTGATGCAGCTCAGGGAGTGGAAGCTCAGACCCTTGCCAATGTATATCTGGCTATAGAAAATAATCTGGAAGTAGTACCAGTAATTAATAAAATTGATCTTCCTGCAGCTGATCCAGAAAAAGTAAGACATGAAATAGAAGATATAATAGGTCTTCCAGCAGATGATGCTGTAATGTGTTCTGGAAAAACTGGGATAGGAATAGATGATTTATTAGAAGCAATAGTGGCTAAAGTACCAGCTCCAGCATATGATGAAAAAGCTCCATTGAAAGCATTGATTTTTGATTCTAAATTTGATGATTACAGAGGAGTTATTACATATGTAAAAGTTTTAGATGGGTCTATAAAAAAGGGAGATAAAATAAAAATCTGGTCTACTGAAAAAGAATTTGATGTATTAGAAGTTGGAGTATTTTCACCAACTATGAAACCAAATAATGGACTTACTTCAGGATCAGTTGGATATATAATTACAGGGGTAAAAACTATTCATGATACAAGAGTTGGAGATACAGTAACTAATGCTAAAGAGCCTTGTATGTTTCCATTAGAGGGATTTAAACCAGCTCAATCAATGGTATTTGCAGGAATCTATCCATTATTTACAGATGATTATGAAGATTTAAGAGATGCTCTTGAAAAATTGCAGCTCAATGATGCTTCTCTTACATATGTACCAGAAACTTCACTAGCTTTAGGATTTGGATTTAGATGTGGATTTCTAGGACTTCTGCATATGGAGATAATTGTTGAAAGATTAAGAAGAGAATATGGTATAGATCTTATTTCAACAACTCCATCAGTTGAATATAAAGTTAATATGGATAAAGGAAATGTTCTTGTTATAGATAATCCTTGTGAATTTCCAGATCCAGGAAAAGGAAGATTATCTGTAGAAGAACCATTTATAAGAGGAAAAGTAATTGTACCAAAAGAATATGTAGGAAATGTAATGGAACTTTGCCAAGAGAAAAGAGGAATTTTTATAGGGATGGATTTTATAGATGAGACTAGATCACTTCTTACTTATGAATTGCCACTAGCTGAAATTGTAATTGATTTTTATGATAAACTAAAATCGAGAACTAAAGGTTATGCTTCATTTGAATATGAACTTGTAGGATATAAAGAATCAGACCTTGTAAAAGTTGATATACTTGTATCTGGCAAACCAGTAGATGCTTTTTCATTTATTGCTCATAGAGATGGAGCTTATTCTAGAGGAAGAGCTATATGTGAAAAACTTAGAGAGGTTATACCAAGACAGCAGTTTGAAATACCTATTCAGGCAGCTTTAGGATCAAAGGTTATAGCAAGAGAAACTATAAAAGCTTTCAGAAAAAATGTTATAGCTAAATGTTATGGTGGAGACATAACAAGAAAGAAAAAACTTCTTGAAAAGCAAAAAGAAGGAAAGAAAAGAATGAAGAGTATAGGAAATGTTGAAATTCCTCAGGAAGCATTTGTTTCAGTTCTTAAATTAAATGATTAATAGATAGAATAAAAGAGAATGACTAATAGTATAGAAATATAGATTTTGAATTTTTTAATAGAAAGATTTATTATTAATTTTGTTTGTAGAAAATAAAATATTGATACAATATTGTTTTTTATGATTTATTTACTTTATTAATTTCATGAGTTTTTCTAAATATACAGATTTTTAAAATATATTCTAACTTTTTGGTTATTCTCTTTTTAACAATAAGGAGGGAGAATATTTTGAATATAGGAAAAGAAATATTAGACAAACTAAATGTATTAAGCAAGATAAGTGAACCTTCTGAAGGAGTGACAAGATTATATCTAACAAAAGAATATTTAGAAGCCAGAAATACTATAGAAAACTGGATGAAAGAAGCAGGACTTACAACAAAAATAGATGGAGTAGGAAATCTTATTGGAGAATATAGAAGTAATAATCCAAAAGCAAAAACTCTTGTAATGGGATCACATCAAGACAGTGTAGAAGATGGGGGAAAATTTGATGGAATACTAGGGGTAATACTTCCAATAGTATGCATAAAAAATCTTCTTAAAAAATATAAAGAATTAAGCTGTAATATAAAAATAATATCATTTGCATATGAGGAAGGAACTACTTATGGAGCAGCTTGCTTAACAAGTAAAGCAATAGCTGGAACTTTTAAAGAATCTCTTTTGGAATTGGAATATAAGGGAAAGAAACTTAATCATGTTATGAAAGAATATGGATTTGATCCTCAAAAAATAGATGAATGTAAATTTAAAAAAGAGGATATAGATACTTTTTTAGAAGTACATATAGAACAAGGACCAGTTTTAGAGTATGAAAATCTTTCTGTGGGAATAGTAACTGCTATTCAATCTTGTAATAGATATCTTGTAAATATAAAAGGACAGGCAGGGCATTCAGGAACTATTCCTATGAAAATGAGAAAAGATGCAGGAGCTGTAATGGCAGAAATAATATATAAAAGTACAAAACTCACAGAAGAATTGGGAGAAATGGTTTTAACTTTTGGGAAGATATCTGTTGTTCCAGGAGCAGTAAATGTAATACCAGGGGAAGCAGAGTTTACAATAGATATAAGGGCAATGAAAAATCAGATACTAACAAATACTATGGAAAAAATAGAGAATATAATAAAAGAAGTAACTGAAAGTAAAAAAATGACATATTCAATAAAAATGACTAATGAAATAATGGAAACAGCTTGCAGTCCAACAGTAATAGAAACTTTAGAAAAAAGCTTTATGAGACAAAACATTCCTATTTTTAAACTTCCAAGTGGAGCAGGGCATGATGCACAGGAGATGGCAAATATTGCTGAGATGGGAATGCTTTTTGTAAGGTGTATAGATGGAATAAGTCATAATCCAATAGAAGATGTAAGAGAAAAAGATTTGGATATAGCAGGAAATGTAATTATGGATTATATATATAATTTTTAAAATATGGTAAATAAAAATGAGTCTGATTATTATTCAGGCTCATTTTATAATACTTTATTTTTTATTTTTTTTATGAAGCTTGCTGTATAAACTCCATCTATCATGAAACCACATCCATTGTTCTGGATACTTTCTGATTACTTCTTCCATTTTATTTATAAGAAGCTGTGTATTTCTCTGTACATCTTCTTTAAAATTATTAGTTTTAGTAAATTTTATCTGTTCTACAACTTTTATTGTACAAGAATTATCTTTGTGCATAATATTATATCCCCATACAAATGGAATATCATATTTTAGAGCAAGTGAAATAGCTCCAGTAGGAGCGTTTGTACTCTCACCAAAGAAATTAACAGTAGCTCCTTTATCTCTGTGGTCACTGAATAATGCAATTATTCCTTTATTGTTAAGTCTTTCTATAAGTTCTTTGCTTGTTCTCTTATTTTTTTGTAAAATTGTAAGATTAAGGTCATTTTTTCTGCTTTCATTTATAAATTTATCAAGATATGGATTTCTTTGTTTTTTTGCAACAGTAGTAACATCATAACCTTCTCCAGCTTTTACAGTAGCCTCCATATTACCTAAATGAAGTGTAGAAACTACAACACCTTTATTTTCAGCAGCAGCTTTATGTAAAATTTCTATATTTTCAATTTTTACTCTTCCAGGTTCATTTAAATATTTTCCAAACCATAAAGTACACAAAAAAGCTTTTAACATTATTTTAAAAGATTCAAGAGCAATTTTTTCTCTTTCCTTTTCAGTTTTTTCTGGGAAAGCAAGTTTAAGGTTAGCAAGAGCTATTTTTCGTCTTTTTATTACTATTTTATATCCAAGCCAACCTAAAAATTCTGCAAATTTAAATCTAGCATTTTCGGGAAAAAGGAGGATAATAAATCTAAAAAACATAATTATCCAATATTGTATTCTATATATCATGAAACTATCTCCTATATTAAAATTATTATTTTAGCAGAAACATTATAACACAAAATACTAAAAAGGTAAATTAATCAATACTCAATTTCACTAAAATTATTAATTTTTAATCTCAAATTTATAAACTATGCAATAAACTGCCATAGGAATTTAAGTATGTCAATATTGATTTATTTTTTAAATTTTTTAATTATATTTTATTGTTATAAATATATTCAATAGTTTTATAATTTATATATTCATTTTATTCTCATTGATATTGTTGAGAAGAAGTGTATATGGTATAATAAAAATATTGACATCTATGGAGGATTGACTTATGAAAAAAGTTATATTAATACTGGTTATATTATTATTTACAAGCTGTTATAAAAGAAGAATTGAAGATATTTCAAAGCAGGAAATAAAAAATGGAATAATATATAAAATTAATGAAGTTAAACCATACAGTGGAACATTTATAGAAAAATATGAAGAAGATAAATTTCATATAATACAAGATAAAAATGGAGAAAATAAAAGTTATTACAAAGGTGGAAAAATAAGGAAAGAAGTAGTATACAAAAATGGAGTAAAGGAAGGAACAGAAAAAACATATTATCCAAATGGACAATTAAAAATAGAAATCATATATAAAAAAGGAACAAAAGAAGGGAAAATGAAAAGATATTATCCTAATGGGCAGCTGCAATATGAAGTCTTTTATAAACATGGAGAGAAAGAAGGTATAGAAAAAACATACTATAAAAATGGAAATTTAAGATTAGAAATTCCTTATAAAAACTCTAAAATAGTTGGAGTAGAAAAAAGATATTATGAAAGTGGAGAATTGTTTGGAGAAATCACATATAGTAATGAAGATGTAAAAGAAGTTTACTATGAAAAAAATGGAGAGATTAAAGAATAATTTGATAAAAATAACTGTCTTGTGGCAGTTTTTTTTATTTACTTAAAGTAGTAATGAAATAAAAAAGGAACTTAGATAAAAAAGTTAGTATAAATAACATAGCAGAAAAAATTAAGCAATATAAAGAGTTGGTATTTTTTAAATTAAATTATAAAGATAAGGTGCATTTGGAATAGTTTAAAATCAGCAACATAAAAAAGTCAAAATTTGGTATTATAATTGCTTAGAATAAGTTCATATGTTATAATTTTAGAGAAAATAGAAATAAGAAAATAATTAAAATCATAGAGGTGAAGTAATGAAAATAGGTATAATTGGTGCAATGAATGAAGAAGTAGCAGAATTAAAAGCTGTAATGAGTGATATAAAATCTGAAAATATTGGAAACCTTGAATTTTTTAATGGTAAACTTTTAGGAAAAGATGTAATATTAGTTGAAGGTGGAATAGGAAAGGTAAATGCTGCAATATGTGCTACGCTTATGATTAATCATTTCAAAGTAGATAAAGTATTGTTCACAGGAGTAGCAGGAGGAGTAAATCCTGATATTAATATAGGAGACATAGTTATAGGAAAGGAACTTATAGAACATGATTTTGACAGCACAGCTTTTGGATATGAATTGGGGCAGATACCAAGAATGGATACTTATATATTTAAAGCAGACCAGTATTTAGTTGACATAGCCTGCAATGTAGCTGAAAAAGAATTTGGGAAATCTAGAGTATGCGTAGGACGTATAGTAAGCGGAGATGAATTTGTTGCATCAATAGAAAGAATAAATTGGCTGAGAGATACATTTAAAGCTGATTGTACAGAAATGGAAGGAGCAGCAGTAGCACATGTATGTCATGTATTTAATATGCCTTTTCTTATAATAAGAGCAATATCTGATAAAGCTAATCATGATGCAAAAGTTGATTTCCCTGAATTTGTAAAATTGGCAGCTAAAAATTCAAAAACTATAATAGAAGGTATATTAAACAGGCTTTAATGAAATTATTGGAGAGATGAAAATGGATATAAATAAATTATTAGATGAACTTTATTCATACTCAATGCATGGAATAAAATTGGGCTTAGAAAACATAAAAAAAATATGTGAAGAATTGGGGAATCCTCAAAATTCATATAAGATAATTCATATAGCAGGAACTAATGGAAAGGGATCAACTGCTACAACTTTAGAAACTATATTACTTGAAGCAAATCATACTGTGGGAAAATATACTTCGCCTCATATATTAAAATTTAATGAAAGAATAAGGGCAAATGGTAAAGATATTTCAGATGAGGATATAGCTAAATATTATGAAATAGTTAAAAATGCTGTAGAAAATGTAAAAATAAAACCAACATTTTTTGAAGTAACAACAGCTATGATGTTTAAATATTTTCAAGATAAGGAAGTGGACTATGTAATACTTGAAACAGGTATGGGTGGTAGATTTGATGCCACTAATATTACAAAAGCAGATTTATGTATAATAACTAATGTCACTTTAGACCACACTGAATATTTAGGAGATACTATATATAAAATAGCCAAAGAAAAAGCAGGAATAATAAAGAAATGTCCTAAAGTA
This region includes:
- a CDS encoding 5'-methylthioadenosine/adenosylhomocysteine nucleosidase; the protein is MKIGIIGAMNEEVAELKAVMSDIKSENIGNLEFFNGKLLGKDVILVEGGIGKVNAAICATLMINHFKVDKVLFTGVAGGVNPDINIGDIVIGKELIEHDFDSTAFGYELGQIPRMDTYIFKADQYLVDIACNVAEKEFGKSRVCVGRIVSGDEFVASIERINWLRDTFKADCTEMEGAAVAHVCHVFNMPFLIIRAISDKANHDAKVDFPEFVKLAAKNSKTIIEGILNRL
- a CDS encoding lysophospholipid acyltransferase family protein; amino-acid sequence: MIYRIQYWIIMFFRFIILLFPENARFKFAEFLGWLGYKIVIKRRKIALANLKLAFPEKTEKEREKIALESFKIMLKAFLCTLWFGKYLNEPGRVKIENIEILHKAAAENKGVVVSTLHLGNMEATVKAGEGYDVTTVAKKQRNPYLDKFINESRKNDLNLTILQKNKRTSKELIERLNNKGIIALFSDHRDKGATVNFFGESTNAPTGAISLALKYDIPFVWGYNIMHKDNSCTIKVVEQIKFTKTNNFKEDVQRNTQLLINKMEEVIRKYPEQWMWFHDRWSLYSKLHKKNKK
- a CDS encoding acyl-[ACP]--phospholipid O-acyltransferase — its product is MLLKNKRFWPLFITQFFGAFNDNMLKTAIMAFITYNLTLNRDHEGMLLNFISILFILPFFFLSATAGQLADKYHRDKIAKILKCAEFILMVLTAVAVFFKFYYALIIILFFMSIQSAFFGPVKYSIIPQHLEECELIEGNAIIDGATYFSILMGTILGAHITSPNITVGILVFCSLLGMLSSFKIPSAPAPRPDLSMSFNIFKTLKITLKKISEIRSIYITILGLSWFWALGAVILTQLYPMCSDLLGLSRNAVAVFMFIFSLGMAAGTFICTKVMRGIVHPTFVPLSSIGIGVATFFLYLFTKDYITPDSQIRTVAFFKSIPGIKISFILFFLAFFGGMYIVPLNAFLQNKAPKKYLATIIAGNNIMNAVGIVIFSALVLGLFKIGFIISDIFFLISIICLCVSLYILTIIPDALPRSMAQSILSLIFKMEVTGLENYEKAGKRVLIIANHTSLLDGLLVASFMPEKLIFAINTTISKKWWIRIFKPVVKLYPIDPTNPLALKQLINELKNNEKCIIFPEGRITVTGSLMKVYEGAGVVALKANANILPIRIDGAQYSKFSYLKTKFKTKLFPRIKITILPPTKIKLSEGDKGSAKREKIGDQLYEIMTSMIFKSSPIKENIFKSLLNAAKIHGKKHMIVEDIARQPMSYKNFILKSYVIGEAIKRNFKEKNIGLILPNSIIDALVFFGLQSAGKIPAMINFTQGKSQILSCIKTAEISTVITAKRMIEMLQLEDLIKTLEENGVEIIYLEEFQAKINLATKLSGFFNYFLKKIPQTNYNDPCTILFTSGSEGIPKAVLLSHENLQANRFQMSSLFSFTSQDVMFNALPMFHSFGLGVGTILPLLSGIKVFFYPSPVHYKIVPELVYDSNATILCGTDTFFNGYAKQANPYDFYNIKYAMVGAEKLKDSTYYQWMERFGVRVLEGYGVTEASPVIAVNTPMYQKRGSVGRLLPDIEYKLESIPGIEKGGRLWIKGKNIMLGYLKDGKIVQPEGGWYDTGDIVDIDENKFVTILGRAKRFAKIAGEMVSLTAVEEIINSYIKDFPSVVTSIPDEKKGEQLVLVTEKNNINSKEMLNYFKEKLYSELWVPKKIVTVDKLPLLGTGKIDYVKVKEIAEKQ
- a CDS encoding M20 family metallo-hydrolase; this encodes MNIGKEILDKLNVLSKISEPSEGVTRLYLTKEYLEARNTIENWMKEAGLTTKIDGVGNLIGEYRSNNPKAKTLVMGSHQDSVEDGGKFDGILGVILPIVCIKNLLKKYKELSCNIKIISFAYEEGTTYGAACLTSKAIAGTFKESLLELEYKGKKLNHVMKEYGFDPQKIDECKFKKEDIDTFLEVHIEQGPVLEYENLSVGIVTAIQSCNRYLVNIKGQAGHSGTIPMKMRKDAGAVMAEIIYKSTKLTEELGEMVLTFGKISVVPGAVNVIPGEAEFTIDIRAMKNQILTNTMEKIENIIKEVTESKKMTYSIKMTNEIMETACSPTVIETLEKSFMRQNIPIFKLPSGAGHDAQEMANIAEMGMLFVRCIDGISHNPIEDVREKDLDIAGNVIMDYIYNF
- a CDS encoding SprT family zinc-dependent metalloprotease gives rise to the protein MNFKVTVTRKKIKNIIIKINSNGEVLVSAPKRVPQKYIDQLIMQKEKWIVEKINSITEYYSNKKSISYIDDDEIFYLGKKYILEVIPSKKNFIEQDEKKIFIYCKKPESIEEKKKILNKWFREKIAAILEKLTVEIGKKVGFLPDEIKIRSMKSRWGSCNTTRKIITYNLHLIEKPISAIEYVVLHELSHIPYPHHQKEFWNFVEKYMPDWKLRKKILNNKA
- a CDS encoding toxin-antitoxin system YwqK family antitoxin; the protein is MKKVILILVILLFTSCYKRRIEDISKQEIKNGIIYKINEVKPYSGTFIEKYEEDKFHIIQDKNGENKSYYKGGKIRKEVVYKNGVKEGTEKTYYPNGQLKIEIIYKKGTKEGKMKRYYPNGQLQYEVFYKHGEKEGIEKTYYKNGNLRLEIPYKNSKIVGVEKRYYESGELFGEITYSNEDVKEVYYEKNGEIKE
- the lepA gene encoding translation elongation factor 4 yields the protein MLQKHKRNFSIIAHIDHGKSTIADRLLEFTGTVTKREMKEQLLDSMDLEREKGITIKAQAVTLYYKAKDGIEYELNLIDTPGHVDFIYEVSRSLAACEGALLVVDAAQGVEAQTLANVYLAIENNLEVVPVINKIDLPAADPEKVRHEIEDIIGLPADDAVMCSGKTGIGIDDLLEAIVAKVPAPAYDEKAPLKALIFDSKFDDYRGVITYVKVLDGSIKKGDKIKIWSTEKEFDVLEVGVFSPTMKPNNGLTSGSVGYIITGVKTIHDTRVGDTVTNAKEPCMFPLEGFKPAQSMVFAGIYPLFTDDYEDLRDALEKLQLNDASLTYVPETSLALGFGFRCGFLGLLHMEIIVERLRREYGIDLISTTPSVEYKVNMDKGNVLVIDNPCEFPDPGKGRLSVEEPFIRGKVIVPKEYVGNVMELCQEKRGIFIGMDFIDETRSLLTYELPLAEIVIDFYDKLKSRTKGYASFEYELVGYKESDLVKVDILVSGKPVDAFSFIAHRDGAYSRGRAICEKLREVIPRQQFEIPIQAALGSKVIARETIKAFRKNVIAKCYGGDITRKKKLLEKQKEGKKRMKSIGNVEIPQEAFVSVLKLND